A single genomic interval of Mycobacterium sp. DL592 harbors:
- the puuE gene encoding allantoinase PuuE, which translates to MDGAAGYPRDMVGYGPNPPHPHWPGQANIAVQFVLNYEEGAENNVLHGDAASETFLSEIVGAQPFPNRHMSMESLYEYGSRAGLWRLLRVFDRRGLPLTVFGVAMALARNPEAVAAFTARGDEIACHGLHWISYQLVEPEVEREHMARAVRLITELTGSAPLGWYTGRDSPQTRSLVVEHGGFLYDSDSYADDLPYWTQVGGAAHLVVPYTLDTNDMRFATAGGFPSGEQFFAHLRDAFDVLYAEGAAGAPKMLSIGLHCRLAGRPGRTAALERFLDHVQSHDKVWVTRRVDIARHWVERFPPL; encoded by the coding sequence ATGGACGGCGCGGCAGGCTATCCGCGTGACATGGTCGGCTACGGTCCGAACCCGCCCCACCCACACTGGCCCGGGCAGGCCAACATCGCGGTCCAGTTCGTGCTCAACTACGAAGAGGGTGCGGAGAACAACGTTCTGCACGGCGATGCCGCCTCCGAGACATTCCTATCGGAAATCGTTGGTGCGCAGCCATTTCCGAACCGGCATATGAGCATGGAGTCGCTCTACGAGTACGGGTCGCGGGCAGGATTGTGGCGCCTGCTGCGGGTTTTCGACAGACGCGGCCTGCCGCTGACCGTGTTCGGAGTGGCCATGGCGCTGGCCCGCAACCCCGAGGCGGTGGCAGCGTTCACCGCCCGCGGTGACGAGATCGCCTGCCACGGCCTGCACTGGATCAGCTATCAGCTCGTCGAGCCGGAGGTCGAGCGCGAACATATGGCGCGTGCCGTGCGGCTCATCACCGAGCTCACCGGGTCCGCGCCGCTGGGCTGGTACACCGGCCGTGACTCACCGCAGACCCGCAGCCTGGTCGTCGAGCACGGCGGCTTCCTCTACGACTCCGATTCCTACGCCGACGACCTGCCGTACTGGACGCAGGTGGGCGGAGCTGCCCACCTCGTCGTGCCCTACACGCTCGACACCAACGACATGCGATTCGCCACGGCGGGCGGGTTTCCTTCCGGGGAACAGTTTTTCGCGCATCTGCGCGATGCCTTCGACGTGCTCTACGCCGAAGGGGCCGCGGGGGCGCCCAAAATGCTCTCGATCGGGCTGCACTGCCGGCTGGCGGGGCGGCCCGGGCGCACCGCCGCGCTGGAACGGTTTCTCGACCACGTGCAGTCCCACGACAAAGTGTGGGTGACGCGGCGGGTGGACATCGCCCGGCATTGGGTCGAGCGGTTCCCGCCGCTGTGA